A region of Neovison vison isolate M4711 chromosome 7, ASM_NN_V1, whole genome shotgun sequence DNA encodes the following proteins:
- the PNMA8A gene encoding paraneoplastic antigen-like protein 8A encodes MAMNLLEDWCRGMEVDIHRSLLVTGIPEDCGQAEIEETLNGVLSPLGPYFVLNKIFLREENAKAALIEVGEGVNLRAIPREFPGRGGVWRVICRDPTQDAEFLKNLNEFLDSEGRTWEDVVRLLQLGQPSRPQNRPPQNWADALGVLLGAVVQIVFYMDAEIRSREEAGAEEGADDQVASASASGARRKVKKEPGWAAEIGSTLKMENLSSCNDPEDEGDPPKPLVCRAGAKSRSRKKKQKKRPKQESVLWRKPRGRRFNSSASLEDPEAAGAENMEVSDSIRCKRKLCVKQEESALKKPVAKCAWRAPSSSSRDARSEAVSPGVASQSDQGGSREGPPKKKAMGWALVKSPVPVRKKKKVSLGPVSYVLVESEDAKKKPAMGKKGPGSRRDGLLQKAPRGHQPVGLLASTSRGPKAKPEGSLQASSGQNGNRSHLGCAGERLSGESEQERQVGAEVLRAVAGQVELEEEASTVEGAGVPPAEVLEGGSPDLPPRSP; translated from the coding sequence ATGGCCATGAACCTTCTGGAGGACTGGTGCCGGGGGATGGAAGTGGACATCCATAGGTCCCTGTTGGTCACGGGCATCCCCGAGGACTGTGGTCAAGCGGAAATTGAGGAGACTTTAAATGGGGTCCTCTCCCCGCTGGGCCCATACTTTGTGCTCAATAAGATTTTCCTGCGGGAAGAGAATGCCAAAGCTGCCCTAATTGAGGTGGGAGAGGGTGTGAATCTCAGGGCCATTCCCCGGGAGTTCCCAGGAAGGGGGGGCGTCTGGAGAGTGATTTGTAGAGACCCCACCCAGGatgctgagtttttaaaaaatctgaatgaatTCCTGGATTCTGAGGGGCGCACCTGGGAGGATGTGGTCCGCCTGCTCCAGCTTGGCCAGCCCTCACGGCCCCAGAATCGGCCTCCACAGAACTGGGCAGATGCTTTGGGGGTGCTCTTGGGGGCAGTGGTGCAGATCGTCTTCTACATGGATGCTGAGATCCGCAGCCGTGAGGAAGCCGGGGCTGAAGAAGGTGCTGATGACCAGGTAGCTTCAGCCTCAGCCTCAGGAGCGCGGAGGAAGGTGAAGAAGGAGCCAGGGTGGGCTGCCGAAATAGGTTCCACTTTGAAGATGGAAAATCTCAGCAGCTGCAATGACCCAGAAGATGAAGGTGACCCTCCGAAACCTCTGGTTTGTAGGGCTGGAGCTAAAAGTCGCTccaggaagaagaagcagaaaaaaagacccaagcaggaatcCGTGCTCTGGAGGAAGCCCAGAGGCCGCCGTTTCAACAGCTCGGCCTCCTTGGAGGATCCTGAGGCTGCTGGGGCTGAAAACATGGAGGTCTCCGATTCCATCAGGTGCAAAAGGAAGCTGTGCGTGAAGCAGGAGGAGTCGGCCTTGAAGAAGCCCGTGGCAAAATGTGCCTGGAGAGCTCCCAGCAGCTCATCCCGTGACGCTCGGTCAGAAGCTGTGAGCCCTGGGGTTGCTTCACAGTCAGACCAAGGTGGCAGTCGGGAGGGCCCCCCAAAGAAGAAGGCCATGGGCTGGGCCTTGGTAAAGAGCCCTGTCCCtgtgagaaagaagaagaaggtgagcTTGGGCCCTGTTTCGTATGTCCTTGTCGAGTCAGAAGATGCCAAGAAGAAGCCAGCGATGGGGAAGAAAGGGCCGGGCTCAAGACGAGATGGGTTGCTTCAGAAGGCCCCACGAGGCCACCAGCCGGTGGGGTTGCTGGCCTCCACGTCTCGGGGCCCAAAGGCCAAGCCGGAAGGTTCTCTTCAGGCCTCCAGTGGTCAGAATGGCAACAGAAGTCACTTGGGTTGTGCCGGCGAACGGCTGAGTGGAGAATCCGAGCAGGAGAGACAGGTGGGCGCAGAGGTGCTTAGGGCCGTCGCAGGTCAGGTGGAGCTTGAGGAGGAGGCGAGCACGGTGGAGGGGGCGGGTGTCCCACCAGCTGAGGTTTTAGAGGGTGGAAGCCCTGACCTTCCTCCTAGAAGCCCCTGA